Proteins from a genomic interval of Nostoc sp. TCL240-02:
- a CDS encoding non-ribosomal peptide synthetase has translation MTIIEFVSYLNSLGIKIWLEGGQLNYRAPKGVMNPDLKNKLLGRKSEILAFLEEAKSATDSSFEPIPSIQRFGELPLSFAQQRMWFLYQLESQSPFYNEGLQLRVAGVLNIEALQQSINEIISRHEILRTTFPAIDGKPLQIISPSLTINIPVLDLQGLEESEVQQIVTKEARQPFDLSNGPLLRVTLLRLGPESHVLVLIMHHIITDGWSMGIFIQELSNFYRAFTLDSPSLLPELPIQYADFAVWQRQWLTEEIQKQQLNYWKQKLANAPPLLELPTDKPRPAVHTFCGATQEFQIDRNLSEQIKIFSQQSGATLFHTLLAAFVVLMFRYSGQDDICIGSPIANRNRREIEPLIGFFVNTLVLRHQIEGNPSFSEFLSQVRQVATSAYTHQDVPFEQVVEALQPERSLSYNPLFQVVFVLENFLLDTLELPDVTLTPQFVERGTSQFDLTLAVWETKAGLIGSWEYNSDLFEPDTIARMTSHFQTLLTAIIVNPNQPIGELPLLSQQERHQLLVEWNDTYTPYPKSKCIHELFEEQVEKTPYAIAVVYEDESLTYQQLNLRANQLAHYLQTLGVGAEVLVGICVERSPLMLVGLLGILKAGGAYVPLDPAYPQERLAFMLEDAQVSVLLTQENLVPTLPPHKARVVCLDSNRAFSTSKENLPHTATTDNLAYVIYTSGSTGRPKGVQIEHRGLLNLVFWHQQAFAVSSLDRVTQVAGVAFDACGWEIWPYLTAGASIHFPDDETRLYPEQLQDWMLSKAITISFLPTPMAEKILSLNWPPNAALRTLLTGGDQLHQYPSTSHPFQVVNNYGPTENTVVTTSGTVPKRQQALSPAIGRAIANTQIYVLDSRLQPVPIGVTGELYISGESLARGYLHRPDLTAERFIRNPFAPEGRLYRTGDLVRYQADGNIEFLGRIDNQVKIRGFRIELSEIEAILTQHPQVRDAVAIARVDIPGVKSLAAYIIPKSTQPTSNELRQFLKSKLPSYMVPASFTFLEILPITPNGKVDRRALPVPEFEFDESTGFVSPHTHTQEVLAKIWRDVLVLKKVGIHDNFFELGGDSIISMQIIAKANQSGLKLTPKQLFQHQTIAELATVAGTINSVKSEQGLVTGLVPLTPISHWFFEQNLPETHHFNQSFLLEVPANLQPELLEQALQKLLYHHDALRLRFVQQDGQWQQYNSDASDEVLLGIADLSYLPPAEQLKAIAARADEAQRTLNLADGPLMRVVLFNLGNSPARLLIVIHHLAVDGISWRILLEDLSEAYKQLEVGKSIQLPAKTTSFKDWAIRLQDYARSQELHSQLNYWLDSMRFPIASLPLDYAAVAQDNTVASSQIVSVYLSVEQTRALLQDVPGAYNTQINDVLLTALVRTFTRWTGFHSLLIDLEGHGREDLFEDVDLSRTVGWFTSIFPVLLKLEDRNDPGEVLKSVKEQLRRIPNRGIDYGIWRYLSPDESDRHQLEALPKAEVSFNYLGQFDQTQLTTLGWKYAQESSGSIHSPKGQRRHLLTVNGLVVEGRLKLEWQYSDHFHSWATVENLANEYIETLETIITHCLSPEAGGYTPSDFPEVEFSQEALDELLAEIN, from the coding sequence ATGACAATAATAGAATTTGTATCTTATTTAAATAGTTTAGGTATAAAAATTTGGCTGGAAGGCGGCCAGTTAAATTATCGCGCTCCCAAGGGAGTGATGAACCCAGACCTCAAAAACAAACTACTAGGGCGCAAATCAGAAATCCTGGCTTTTCTAGAAGAAGCTAAGAGTGCAACAGATTCATCCTTTGAGCCAATACCATCTATACAGCGTTTTGGAGAGTTGCCTTTATCCTTTGCCCAACAGAGGATGTGGTTTCTCTATCAATTAGAGAGCCAAAGCCCATTTTATAACGAGGGTTTACAACTGCGCGTTGCAGGTGTACTCAACATAGAAGCTCTACAGCAGAGTATCAACGAAATCATCAGCCGTCACGAAATTTTGCGGACAACATTTCCCGCAATTGACGGGAAACCCTTGCAAATCATTTCTCCTAGCTTGACAATCAACATACCAGTGCTGGACTTGCAAGGTTTAGAAGAATCAGAAGTACAACAGATTGTCACAAAAGAAGCTCGACAACCTTTTGATTTGAGTAATGGCCCTTTATTGCGCGTCACTTTACTAAGGCTAGGGCCAGAGTCTCATGTCCTGGTGTTGATCATGCACCATATCATCACAGATGGCTGGTCAATGGGGATATTCATCCAAGAGTTGTCCAACTTCTATCGAGCTTTTACTCTTGACTCCCCTTCGCTCCTCCCTGAGTTGCCTATCCAGTATGCTGATTTTGCAGTTTGGCAGCGACAGTGGTTGACTGAGGAAATTCAAAAACAGCAACTAAATTACTGGAAGCAAAAGTTAGCCAATGCGCCACCCTTATTAGAACTACCCACAGACAAACCACGTCCCGCCGTTCATACTTTCTGTGGTGCTACCCAGGAATTTCAAATTGACCGGAATTTGAGCGAGCAAATCAAAATCTTCAGCCAACAGTCGGGAGCTACCTTATTCCATACCCTACTGGCGGCTTTCGTCGTTTTAATGTTTCGCTACAGTGGTCAAGATGATATCTGCATTGGTAGCCCCATTGCCAATCGCAACCGCAGAGAGATAGAGCCATTGATTGGCTTTTTTGTCAATACATTGGTACTGCGTCACCAAATCGAGGGAAATCCGAGTTTTAGTGAGTTTCTCTCTCAAGTGCGACAAGTTGCAACGTCCGCTTACACTCACCAAGATGTCCCCTTTGAGCAAGTGGTAGAAGCATTGCAACCAGAACGTTCTCTCAGTTACAATCCCCTATTCCAAGTGGTGTTTGTCTTAGAAAATTTCTTATTGGATACATTAGAATTGCCTGATGTTACCCTGACTCCTCAATTTGTAGAACGTGGAACATCTCAGTTTGATTTGACTTTGGCCGTTTGGGAGACGAAGGCGGGGCTGATAGGTTCGTGGGAATATAACAGCGACCTATTTGAGCCAGATACTATTGCGAGGATGACAAGTCATTTCCAGACTTTGTTAACAGCGATTATTGTTAATCCGAATCAACCCATTGGTGAATTACCACTGCTGAGTCAGCAAGAACGGCATCAGTTGCTAGTGGAATGGAATGATACTTACACGCCTTATCCTAAGAGCAAATGCATCCATGAGTTGTTTGAGGAGCAGGTAGAAAAAACACCTTATGCGATCGCAGTAGTCTATGAGGATGAGTCACTTACATACCAACAGTTGAACCTCCGCGCAAATCAGTTGGCGCATTATCTGCAAACTTTAGGTGTAGGTGCAGAGGTATTAGTGGGAATTTGCGTCGAGCGTTCTCCTTTAATGCTAGTAGGATTGCTGGGCATTCTCAAAGCTGGTGGGGCTTATGTACCCCTTGATCCGGCATATCCCCAAGAGCGTTTGGCCTTCATGCTAGAAGATGCTCAGGTATCGGTGCTGTTGACCCAGGAAAATTTGGTTCCAACGCTACCGCCACATAAAGCGCGGGTGGTTTGTCTGGATAGCAACAGGGCATTCAGCACCAGCAAAGAGAATTTACCTCACACAGCGACAACTGACAATCTAGCTTATGTGATTTACACCTCTGGCTCCACCGGCAGACCGAAAGGAGTTCAAATTGAACATCGAGGATTGTTAAATCTCGTCTTTTGGCATCAACAAGCTTTTGCGGTGTCGTCCCTTGACCGAGTAACACAAGTTGCTGGAGTAGCATTTGACGCTTGTGGTTGGGAAATCTGGCCTTATCTGACGGCGGGAGCTAGCATTCACTTTCCCGATGATGAAACCCGGCTTTACCCTGAGCAACTGCAAGACTGGATGTTATCAAAGGCAATCACCATTAGCTTCTTACCAACGCCAATGGCCGAGAAAATTCTGTCATTAAATTGGCCACCGAATGCTGCTTTGCGAACTTTGCTCACAGGTGGGGATCAACTTCATCAGTATCCTTCGACTTCCCATCCCTTTCAGGTGGTGAATAATTACGGGCCAACAGAGAATACTGTAGTTACAACCTCTGGGACTGTTCCGAAAAGACAACAAGCCTTATCACCTGCGATCGGGCGGGCGATCGCAAATACCCAAATTTATGTACTGGATTCCCGATTACAACCCGTACCCATCGGTGTAACTGGAGAATTGTACATCAGTGGTGAAAGCTTGGCACGGGGCTATCTCCATCGTCCCGACCTGACAGCAGAACGCTTCATTCGTAACCCTTTCGCACCTGAAGGACGACTTTATCGGACAGGCGATTTAGTTCGCTACCAAGCCGATGGCAATATAGAATTCTTGGGTCGGATTGATAACCAAGTTAAGATTCGCGGCTTCCGCATTGAACTTTCCGAAATTGAGGCTATTTTGACTCAACACCCCCAGGTACGCGATGCTGTGGCGATCGCAAGAGTTGATATACCTGGTGTGAAGAGTTTGGCAGCATATATCATTCCAAAATCAACACAGCCTACCAGTAATGAGCTACGCCAGTTTCTCAAGTCAAAGCTCCCCAGTTACATGGTTCCTGCATCCTTCACATTTCTGGAAATTCTACCCATTACCCCCAACGGCAAGGTAGACCGTCGGGCATTACCAGTACCAGAGTTCGAGTTTGATGAATCTACTGGCTTTGTCTCCCCGCACACCCACACTCAAGAAGTCTTGGCAAAGATTTGGCGGGATGTTTTAGTCCTAAAAAAAGTCGGTATCCACGATAATTTCTTTGAATTGGGCGGAGATTCCATTATTAGTATGCAAATTATCGCTAAAGCTAATCAATCTGGACTAAAGCTTACTCCCAAACAATTATTTCAACACCAAACAATTGCTGAATTAGCTACTGTTGCTGGTACAATTAATTCGGTTAAATCAGAACAAGGTTTAGTTACAGGGCTTGTCCCTCTAACACCGATTTCGCACTGGTTCTTTGAGCAAAATCTGCCGGAAACCCATCACTTTAACCAATCCTTCCTGCTAGAAGTTCCCGCAAATTTGCAACCGGAATTATTAGAGCAGGCACTGCAAAAGTTACTGTACCATCACGATGCTTTACGCCTGCGGTTTGTCCAGCAGGATGGGCAATGGCAGCAGTACAACAGTGATGCCAGCGATGAAGTATTGTTGGGTATTGCAGATTTATCATATCTGCCCCCAGCAGAACAGTTAAAGGCGATCGCAGCCAGAGCAGACGAAGCACAAAGAACGCTGAACTTAGCAGATGGGCCGCTGATGCGGGTCGTTCTGTTTAACTTAGGTAATTCCCCCGCACGTTTACTCATCGTCATCCATCACTTGGCTGTCGATGGCATCTCGTGGCGGATTTTGCTAGAAGACTTATCTGAGGCATACAAACAATTAGAAGTTGGCAAAAGTATCCAACTACCTGCAAAAACAACTTCCTTTAAAGATTGGGCAATTCGATTGCAGGATTATGCCCGCTCTCAAGAACTGCATTCACAGCTAAATTATTGGCTGGACTCAATGCGGTTCCCAATTGCCTCTTTACCGTTGGATTATGCTGCTGTTGCCCAAGATAACACTGTCGCTTCTAGTCAGATTGTATCTGTATACCTGAGTGTAGAACAGACTCGCGCCCTGTTACAGGATGTCCCTGGAGCTTACAACACCCAGATTAATGATGTGCTGCTGACAGCGTTAGTGCGGACTTTCACTCGTTGGACGGGTTTTCACTCCCTACTGATTGACTTAGAAGGTCACGGACGAGAGGACTTGTTTGAGGATGTGGACTTGTCCCGCACGGTAGGCTGGTTTACTAGTATATTCCCCGTTCTGTTAAAACTTGAGGATCGCAACGATCCCGGAGAGGTTCTCAAGTCGGTAAAAGAGCAACTGCGCCGGATTCCCAACCGGGGTATTGATTACGGCATCTGGCGCTATCTTAGCCCGGATGAGAGCGATCGCCATCAATTAGAAGCCCTCCCCAAAGCTGAGGTGAGCTTTAACTACTTGGGTCAATTCGACCAAACCCAATTAACAACCCTGGGATGGAAATATGCCCAAGAGTCTAGCGGTTCCATTCACAGTCCCAAAGGACAGCGCCGCCATTTGTTAACTGTCAATGGATTAGTTGTTGAAGGGAGGCTGAAATTAGAGTGGCAATATAGCGACCATTTCCATAGCTGGGCCACTGTAGAAAATCTGGCTAATGAATATATAGAAACCTTAGAAACTATTATTACCCACTGCTTATCCCCAGAGGCAGGTGGCTATACTCCTTCAGATTTCCCGGAAGTTGAGTTTAGCCAAGAAGCTTTGGACGAACTGCTAGCAGAAATTAATTAA
- a CDS encoding LysR family transcriptional regulator, producing MLEFQIEFQPRIPPSKNLVIGTLGPTATSSDYAAKHITNHLLSEEFTVSTQLFDSFIDVKEALLEDKVNLALVPHAYDRINEFYMEPSIDLGFIFIYPTPVYGLAKKKNTEIVFNGSRIVTHPAPLPLLTQLLPEYQDQTQIQVDLSPSTSDSAIQVMEGLADFAITNENAVKAYDLEFISIYGNIEMSWSIFHKKK from the coding sequence ATGCTGGAATTTCAGATTGAATTTCAACCCCGTATCCCTCCTTCAAAAAATTTAGTTATAGGTACTTTGGGCCCTACTGCTACTAGTAGTGACTACGCTGCCAAGCATATAACCAACCATCTGCTCTCAGAAGAATTTACTGTATCAACTCAGTTGTTTGATAGTTTTATAGATGTTAAAGAAGCTTTGCTGGAAGATAAGGTGAATCTGGCTTTAGTTCCTCATGCTTACGACCGAATTAATGAGTTTTACATGGAGCCAAGTATCGATCTAGGCTTTATTTTTATATATCCCACTCCAGTTTATGGATTGGCTAAGAAAAAAAATACAGAGATAGTTTTCAACGGTTCTAGAATTGTTACCCATCCTGCTCCTCTACCTCTGTTAACACAACTCTTGCCAGAGTATCAAGATCAAACACAAATACAAGTAGATTTGTCTCCTTCTACCAGTGATTCAGCGATTCAGGTAATGGAGGGTTTAGCCGACTTCGCTATTACTAATGAGAATGCTGTTAAAGCCTACGATTTAGAATTTATTTCAATCTATGGAAACATTGAGATGAGTTGGTCAATTTTTCACAAAAAGAAGTAG
- a CDS encoding cupin domain-containing protein, producing MSKYFPQPKNIKINFDVELIAFQCQDTIVQLASIPPGATFELHRHPESQIGMQIAGRLEFNLNGTKEILKPFEQVYVAGSNVLHGSINPFQETALAFDVKRITNSEEAEEAILKVSPTQYGFTGFDCQSVVGSWFDIFITKIPPKGIIPIRQSASETMGIVLNGQLAIAVAEQQQQLESGSVYYAPADVLYGGYNSSNETVSLIEILIKNSSVLSTKDSLYDTALTAS from the coding sequence ATGTCTAAATATTTTCCCCAGCCAAAAAACATCAAAATTAATTTTGACGTAGAATTAATCGCATTTCAATGTCAAGACACAATTGTTCAATTAGCTTCTATTCCACCAGGTGCTACTTTTGAATTACATCGCCATCCCGAAAGTCAAATTGGAATGCAAATTGCGGGACGTTTGGAATTTAACCTCAACGGGACTAAAGAAATTCTCAAGCCATTTGAACAAGTTTATGTAGCTGGTTCTAATGTTCTTCATGGTTCCATAAACCCTTTTCAGGAAACAGCACTAGCATTTGATGTAAAACGCATCACTAATTCTGAAGAAGCTGAGGAAGCCATTTTAAAAGTCTCACCCACTCAATATGGATTTACAGGTTTCGATTGTCAATCTGTAGTTGGTTCATGGTTTGATATTTTCATTACCAAAATTCCTCCAAAAGGGATAATACCAATTCGCCAATCTGCTAGTGAAACAATGGGAATAGTCCTGAATGGTCAATTGGCGATTGCAGTAGCAGAGCAACAGCAACAGCTAGAATCTGGTAGTGTTTATTATGCTCCTGCTGATGTTCTTTATGGAGGATATAATTCTTCTAATGAGACAGTATCTTTGATTGAAATTTTGATTAAAAATAGCTCTGTTTTATCTACTAAAGATAGTTTGTATGATACGGCACTCACTGCTTCCTAA
- a CDS encoding SDR family oxidoreductase, whose product MDLGLTKKVALVTGASAGIGYSVAQKLVSEGCQLIICGRNSERLEQAYQSLVGSQAKVIPICADVQNASDSQKLVQEALTQFGKIDILVNNSEGATFSNEPVENLSDEDWSTVFEGKLMGYIRMTNLVLPTMKNQQWGRVINIVGTSGKEPSSRLVKSGVANAALINFTKTVATQVAKWNVLVTCVNPGLIDTPRHREYLEVFAQEEGRTVDSIIEGTNKMIPLGRRGVSSEVANLVAFLASECASYITGVTISVDGGLSSSAF is encoded by the coding sequence ATGGATTTAGGGTTAACGAAAAAAGTAGCTTTAGTGACAGGAGCAAGTGCTGGTATAGGTTATAGCGTTGCCCAAAAGCTAGTATCAGAAGGTTGTCAGTTAATAATTTGTGGAAGAAATTCCGAACGATTAGAACAAGCTTATCAAAGTTTGGTTGGTTCCCAAGCAAAAGTTATTCCTATTTGTGCTGATGTTCAAAATGCAAGTGATTCTCAAAAATTAGTTCAAGAAGCTCTCACTCAATTTGGCAAAATTGATATCTTGGTCAATAATTCCGAAGGAGCTACATTTTCTAATGAACCAGTAGAAAATCTATCTGATGAAGATTGGTCAACTGTCTTTGAAGGCAAGTTAATGGGTTATATCCGCATGACTAATCTGGTGCTACCAACGATGAAAAATCAGCAATGGGGGCGCGTTATAAATATTGTTGGGACATCGGGAAAAGAACCTTCTAGTCGTCTGGTTAAATCGGGTGTGGCGAATGCTGCATTAATCAACTTTACTAAAACTGTTGCGACGCAAGTTGCTAAGTGGAATGTTTTAGTTACCTGTGTAAATCCTGGTTTGATTGATACTCCAAGGCATCGAGAATATTTAGAAGTATTCGCTCAAGAGGAAGGCCGGACGGTTGATTCAATCATCGAAGGAACGAATAAGATGATTCCTCTTGGTCGTCGCGGTGTTTCTAGTGAGGTTGCTAATTTGGTTGCTTTTTTAGCTTCAGAATGTGCTAGTTATATTACGGGTGTTACTATTTCTGTAGATGGCGGATTGTCAAGTTCTGCTTTTTAA